agtgacatgttttatggatatttcatattatatcaAATGCAtgacaataacagtacagaacaactgataaaatGTACGCAaacactgcaggaagtttgtgtaaaacaagcaatttggatgaattttgagcagattatttcctgtgaatattgcatcagagatgagttttcctgttatttttaggaacttttaatacaaatttgtctgtattatataattgtttttattattattactttaacaATCATTCATACCTAATATAGGTTTCTTTTTTAACaatttcagtgttttctttggttgttttaactgcgtacttttctctaatgcaggacgaggctgttaagcagagagggaaggctcagGGAATATAACTTTTGTTCAGGTCTTCATtgtgcccttatcctgtttatatcttaaataataatccaaactttaaagaacaatttcatttagttttcttcacagaaatgaatgaatgccGAGATATATAACTGTATAATAAAACacaagttgtcttacaccccttaaaagtCCTCGCAATCCCCTcatgaagctttggcgacccctcgTGGTAGAGAAATTAATTACAAACAGTATTATTCACTCCagtaaacatacagtatctgaTAATCCATGTTTTCCAGAGGGTAACTATCTGGATGACACAAAGAGTATTTAAACAATCACAATGGTTGAGTGCACTCCAGTTTGTCCTCTGCGTGGATCTTCAGATGTGTGTTTAAGTTGCCTTTCCTTTTAAAGCTTTTCCCACACGCCATGCACACATGGGGTCTCTCCCCTGTATGCGTCACCCTGTGATTCTCCATGTCGCCTTTGCGATTGAAGCGCCGGCCACAGTCGCTGCACTGGTACGGCCGCTCCCCCGTGTGGATCCTCATGTGCAAAGTCAAAGCTCCACCCTGTCTTAAGTTCACGCCACACTCCTTACACCGGTATGGTTTCTCTCCCGTGTGGATTCTCACGTGATCCTTCAAATGGCCCGACTCTTTGAAACGTTTGGCGCAGATGGGGCAAGTGTGTCTTCTCTCCCTGGTGAAATCATTTACGTCTTCTTCCACTCCAATACCGTCTCTTTTCTCAGTGAACAAGCTGGAGTTGTGCTTTTGCTTTTGCCTCGTTCTTGTTGGTGCGAGCGCCTTAATCCATTCTCCATTCACCGCACCGTCTGTGTTCTCTACGTCATATTCACTTTGATTTACAGAGTAGAAGGGCTGAGAGACTCTGGACAGCTCGCAGCCGTCTCCTTCAGCATCTCGTCTCTTTTCCTCTGCtgtgtaaaatgttttgttgGTCAGAGTTTGGTCGTGGCTGGGGCTCGAAGAATGATCGTAACTGACGCTCTCTGACTGAAGAGGGAGTTCGTAGTCGTGGTCAGCATCTTCCTGAGATGATGTCAACTCTTCCACTTTGACCTGAGGGAGATCAGGGTCCTCGTGGTCCTCCTGACAGGGGCTCCGGTCTTGTTCAGAGTACGGCTGCTCATCAAGCCCACCTTGCTCATGACGAGCGGTCTCCAGCAGCTCTACAAgggaaaaaagtttaaaaatgtaCTAAATTTGGCAAAGAACTTTTGTCAAATACACAAACATGCCTCCATCTATGACTCCTTTCACCTTCTGTTAGTGTTGTCAGTAGGGCTgcgcgataattcaatatgataaatTATCATCTAGGTTAGTTCTTTCATTGCATCCAGCATACAGAtggatataataaaataataaatgttagcTTTCATTTTTCTATCCTGTGTTGGATGTGCTTTCCTCTCCTCACCTTTCAGGGGTTCTCGCTGAAGCCCAGAAGACTCTGGATTTATTCCACAGGGGGTCTCAGCCTCCCTGGTCGATGGAGATGTTACTAACTCGTCACCATCACGCTCGGCTTTGACGTCTGCCGTCGGTTCAACAGTTAATATTCTGTAGAGGTGTGAGGGCGGCTCCTCGTGACCTTCTCTCTTCACAAACTGAGGAGACACGGAGATATCACACTGCTGCCTGCAGGACGGTCCTCGCTGAAGATCAGCCTTCTGGTTGTGCTGCTCTTTAACGTGCAAGGTGCTCGGGTGATCCGGGCTCACATCTGGGGCCCAGTCGTCCTCATGGCAGCTGTCGGGAGAATCCTCCTGATCACAGCGATGAGGACTAACCTGATGAGCTGCTGAATGACACAAGAGGGCATAAAAGGAGCGGGACACAccagatatcaccatgaaacttcccctgttgattatttacattatgacagttattttttgtattacaagttttctgaacttgtatgtttaaatatgaaaatgaggcattatataattaaatatgtcctaatttgcatacattccCAGaccagaaatctgaacattggataaagccaggttcaaaactcttgtttcattttgttgtaattttagAGTCAAAGGTTCTTACAGAGGGAATAATggatatttctttttatcactccagaaatcagaaaatactgtcaacggcgataaaaaacaaacaatttttgacatgtttttagatataaaatgttctataaatcaggctatgaatgatgtatgaacaaacccctctgtaaataaatatatatgtatatatataaatatatatatacatatatataaacactatataaaatataaatacatatatatatataaaattgtattattaataataatttatttcattatttttcttgtaTTACTAGTTTttgaaattttatgtttaaatgtgCAATGAAAAATTGTGTGCAAAAATTGATCAGTGCATGAAACATGATATTTTTGCCTGTAGTGTAACTGACGGGTGCTGCAGCTTCATAGTGTTTAAACTACAATGCCTCAGCTTATAAACCTCTAAATAAAGAAAGATGAGTCTTTTATAATTGAGTGATTTAATCCACACACCTGATCTGTGTAGTGTGACTTGTGGCCAGAGCGGCAGGGTTCTCAGGTGATCTGTCTCCTGCTTGGATCTGCTGATCTCTCTCTGATAATCCACCAGCATCTTCTCCACAGTCCTGAAGATctcctcagctgctgctgtcagcttctCACAGATAAACGAGTTCAGATACTCTAAAACAGCCATGTCTGCTCAGGATGCTGGAGCTGTCACCATGGATCATCTGGATATCACATGTGACTTCCTTGTTGTGAACAGCTTCAgtggtttttctttttaaaaagtggtgTTAGCTCTCAGACAAGACTgctgtctcctcctgctggtcACTCAGGACACTGCTCAGTGTCAACCGacattattatatgtttatgtttatttattttgcacaaattaagactacacaaacataaaaaaaataaaataatatacagtgcaggaagaggcaaaaaacaaacaaaccactggccttttctttctctttgcaCTTTTTTTATGTCCTTGggacaataataacaacaatcaatgttttttttttttaacagaaccgatagtttttttttttagggctgtcaatccattaaaatatttaaacgcaATTAATTGCTTGATTGTTTATAGttattcgcgattaatcacaaatgaatcacacttttttatctgttcaaaatatatcgaaagggagatttgttaagtatttaaaaaaagttataaatatatctatatatatctatatctatatctatatctatatatcgatatctatatatctatatatgtatatatctatacatttatattgcagTTAACAAAAacttgtaattattattattaccattattaccattattat
This portion of the Sebastes fasciatus isolate fSebFas1 chromosome 1, fSebFas1.pri, whole genome shotgun sequence genome encodes:
- the LOC141758572 gene encoding uncharacterized protein LOC141758572 isoform X2 translates to MAVLEYLNSFICEKLTAAAEEIFRTVEKMLVDYQREISRSKQETDHLRTLPLWPQVTLHRSAHQVSPHRCDQEDSPDSCHEDDWAPDVSPDHPSTLHVKEQHNQKADLQRGPSCRQQCDISVSPQFVKREGHEEPPSHLYRILTVEPTADVKAERDGDELVTSPSTREAETPCGINPESSGLQREPLKELLETARHEQGGLDEQPYSEQDRSPCQEDHEDPDLPQVKVEELTSSQEDADHDYELPLQSESVSYDHSSSPSHDQTLTNKTFYTAEEKRRDAEGDGCELSRVSQPFYSVNQSEYDVENTDGAVNGEWIKALAPTRTRQKQKHNSSLFTEKRDGIGVEEDVNDFTRERRHTCPICAKRFKESGHLKDHVRIHTGEKPYRCKECGVNLRQGGALTLHMRIHTGERPYQCSDCGRRFNRKGDMENHRVTHTGERPHVCMACGKSFKRKGNLNTHLKIHAEDKLECTQPL
- the LOC141758572 gene encoding uncharacterized protein LOC141758572 isoform X1 yields the protein MAVLEYLNSFICEKLTAAAEEIFRTVEKMLVDYQREISRSKQETDHLRTLPLWPQVTLHRSAAHQVSPHRCDQEDSPDSCHEDDWAPDVSPDHPSTLHVKEQHNQKADLQRGPSCRQQCDISVSPQFVKREGHEEPPSHLYRILTVEPTADVKAERDGDELVTSPSTREAETPCGINPESSGLQREPLKELLETARHEQGGLDEQPYSEQDRSPCQEDHEDPDLPQVKVEELTSSQEDADHDYELPLQSESVSYDHSSSPSHDQTLTNKTFYTAEEKRRDAEGDGCELSRVSQPFYSVNQSEYDVENTDGAVNGEWIKALAPTRTRQKQKHNSSLFTEKRDGIGVEEDVNDFTRERRHTCPICAKRFKESGHLKDHVRIHTGEKPYRCKECGVNLRQGGALTLHMRIHTGERPYQCSDCGRRFNRKGDMENHRVTHTGERPHVCMACGKSFKRKGNLNTHLKIHAEDKLECTQPL